In the genome of Calliopsis andreniformis isolate RMS-2024a chromosome 10, iyCalAndr_principal, whole genome shotgun sequence, one region contains:
- the Vps45 gene encoding vacuolar protein sorting 45 isoform X2 has product MNKTSIVSLLYTKLEMFMKEVYLFERIDANVRNEGLKYLKCIVFVRPTKENVEFLCNELRCPKYGTYYIYFSNIIAKADIKLLAESDEQEVVKEIYEYYADYLAINPHLFSLGIVGCSQGLLWNQTHLHRTLLGIISVLLSIKKCPYIRYQSSSEMAKRLAEKIREILSKESNSFEFRQESNPVLLIIDRRDDPVTPLLNQWTYQAMVHELLTINNNRVNLSHVKGISKELKEVVLSAEHDEFYANNLYHNFGEIGQTIKELMDEFQKKAKKHQKVESIADMKNFVETYPLFKKLSGTVSKHVTVVGELSSLVEKHNLLQISELEQELSCQNDHSAQLQKIKELINNQQIREIDSVRLVMLYALHYERYANNDINGLLSLLKSKGVSEKYIKLVHSILEYSGINSRQNNLFDRESVAKITKKLFKGLRGVDNIYTQHIPLLNEILEDLIKGKLSSQTFPYLGNTIISKRPQDIIVFMIGGTTYEESLTVYNLNKQNSGVRIILGGTTIHNSQSFLEEVQHATIGVLPRYKRSS; this is encoded by the exons ATGAATAAG ACAAGTATAGTAAGTTTACTATATACTAAATTGGAAATGTTTATGAAGGAAGTCTATCTTTTTGAAAGAATTGATGCAAATGTGCGTAATGAAGGTTTGAAATACTTGAAATGCATAGTTTTTGTACGACCCACAAAAGAAAATGTTGAGTTTTTATGTAATGAGTTACGATGTCCTAAATATGGAACATATTATATTT ATTTCAGTAATATAATAGCAAAAGCTGATATTAAACTTTTGGCTGAGAGTGACGAACAAGAAGTTGTGAAGGagatttatgaatattatgCAGATTACTTGGCAATTAACCCACATTTGTTTTCACTTGGTATTGTTGGATGCTCACAAG GTTTACTGTGGAATCAAACACATTTGCACCGAACTCTTTTGGGCATAATATCCGTCCTATTATCCATTAAGAAATGTCCCTACATACGTTACCAAAGTAGTTCAGAAATGGCAAAGAGATTAGCAGAGAAGATACGCGAAATTCTAAGCAAAGAGTCTAATTCTTTCGAATTTAGACAAGAATCGAATCCGGTTTTACTTATAATTGATAGAAGAGATGATCCTGTCACGCCTTTGTTAAATCAATGGACTTACCAAGCAATGGTTCACGAACTGTTGACTATTAACAATAATCGTGTCAATTTATCTCACGTGAAAGGTATTTCGAAAGAGTTAAAAGAAGTCGTACTTAGTGCAGAACATGACGAATTTTATGCGAAT AATTTATATCACAACTTCGGTGAAATTGGGCAAACGATAAAAGAACTGATGGATGAGTTTCAAAAAAAAGCGAAGAAACATCAAAAAGTGGAAAGTATAGCAGATATGAAGAATTTTGTAGAAACGTATCCTCTGTTTAAGAAGCTTTCTGGTACAGTATCGAAACATGTAACAGTAGTTGGAGAACTCTCCTCACTTGTGGAGAAACACAATTTGTTACAAATATCGGAGTTGGAGCAAGAACTTAGCTGCCAAAATGATCATTCCGCCCAG cTGCAAAAAATAAAGGAACTTATTAATAATCAACAAATTCGAGAAATTGATAGTGTAAGACTGGTGATGTTGTATGCGCTTCATTATGAAAGATATGCAAATAATGATATCAATGGATTGCTGAGTCTATTGAAGAGTAAAGGGGTTTCAGAAAAATATATTAAG CTTGTGCATAGCATATTAGAATACAGTGGAATTAACTCAAggcaaaataatttatttgaccGTGAATCAGTAGCTAAAATTACTAAGAAATTATTCAAAGGTTTAAGAGGAGTGGATAATATATACACTCAACACATACCTTTATTAAATGAAATCCTTGAAGATTTAATAAAAGGAAAATTAAGTTCGCAAACATTCCCCTACCTTGGCAATACAATAATATCGAAAAG GCCCCAAGATATAATAGTTTTCATGATAGGAGGAACAACCTACGAAGAAAGCTTAACtgtatataatttaaataaacagaATTCAGGAGTAAGGATTATCTTAGGAGGTACTACTATACACAACTCCCAAAGTTTCTTGGAAGAAGTTCAGCATGCCACGATAGGTGTTCTACCAAGATATAAACGTAGTAGTTAa
- the Vps45 gene encoding vacuolar protein sorting 45 isoform X1 — translation MNLVVALKSYITRMTEDSGPGMKVLLMDKQTTSIVSLLYTKLEMFMKEVYLFERIDANVRNEGLKYLKCIVFVRPTKENVEFLCNELRCPKYGTYYIYFSNIIAKADIKLLAESDEQEVVKEIYEYYADYLAINPHLFSLGIVGCSQGLLWNQTHLHRTLLGIISVLLSIKKCPYIRYQSSSEMAKRLAEKIREILSKESNSFEFRQESNPVLLIIDRRDDPVTPLLNQWTYQAMVHELLTINNNRVNLSHVKGISKELKEVVLSAEHDEFYANNLYHNFGEIGQTIKELMDEFQKKAKKHQKVESIADMKNFVETYPLFKKLSGTVSKHVTVVGELSSLVEKHNLLQISELEQELSCQNDHSAQLQKIKELINNQQIREIDSVRLVMLYALHYERYANNDINGLLSLLKSKGVSEKYIKLVHSILEYSGINSRQNNLFDRESVAKITKKLFKGLRGVDNIYTQHIPLLNEILEDLIKGKLSSQTFPYLGNTIISKRPQDIIVFMIGGTTYEESLTVYNLNKQNSGVRIILGGTTIHNSQSFLEEVQHATIGVLPRYKRSS, via the exons atgAATTTAGTAGTGGCTTTAAAATCTTATATTACTCGAATGACAGAAGACAGTGGGCCTGGCATGAAAGTTCTTTTGATGGATAAACAAACG ACAAGTATAGTAAGTTTACTATATACTAAATTGGAAATGTTTATGAAGGAAGTCTATCTTTTTGAAAGAATTGATGCAAATGTGCGTAATGAAGGTTTGAAATACTTGAAATGCATAGTTTTTGTACGACCCACAAAAGAAAATGTTGAGTTTTTATGTAATGAGTTACGATGTCCTAAATATGGAACATATTATATTT ATTTCAGTAATATAATAGCAAAAGCTGATATTAAACTTTTGGCTGAGAGTGACGAACAAGAAGTTGTGAAGGagatttatgaatattatgCAGATTACTTGGCAATTAACCCACATTTGTTTTCACTTGGTATTGTTGGATGCTCACAAG GTTTACTGTGGAATCAAACACATTTGCACCGAACTCTTTTGGGCATAATATCCGTCCTATTATCCATTAAGAAATGTCCCTACATACGTTACCAAAGTAGTTCAGAAATGGCAAAGAGATTAGCAGAGAAGATACGCGAAATTCTAAGCAAAGAGTCTAATTCTTTCGAATTTAGACAAGAATCGAATCCGGTTTTACTTATAATTGATAGAAGAGATGATCCTGTCACGCCTTTGTTAAATCAATGGACTTACCAAGCAATGGTTCACGAACTGTTGACTATTAACAATAATCGTGTCAATTTATCTCACGTGAAAGGTATTTCGAAAGAGTTAAAAGAAGTCGTACTTAGTGCAGAACATGACGAATTTTATGCGAAT AATTTATATCACAACTTCGGTGAAATTGGGCAAACGATAAAAGAACTGATGGATGAGTTTCAAAAAAAAGCGAAGAAACATCAAAAAGTGGAAAGTATAGCAGATATGAAGAATTTTGTAGAAACGTATCCTCTGTTTAAGAAGCTTTCTGGTACAGTATCGAAACATGTAACAGTAGTTGGAGAACTCTCCTCACTTGTGGAGAAACACAATTTGTTACAAATATCGGAGTTGGAGCAAGAACTTAGCTGCCAAAATGATCATTCCGCCCAG cTGCAAAAAATAAAGGAACTTATTAATAATCAACAAATTCGAGAAATTGATAGTGTAAGACTGGTGATGTTGTATGCGCTTCATTATGAAAGATATGCAAATAATGATATCAATGGATTGCTGAGTCTATTGAAGAGTAAAGGGGTTTCAGAAAAATATATTAAG CTTGTGCATAGCATATTAGAATACAGTGGAATTAACTCAAggcaaaataatttatttgaccGTGAATCAGTAGCTAAAATTACTAAGAAATTATTCAAAGGTTTAAGAGGAGTGGATAATATATACACTCAACACATACCTTTATTAAATGAAATCCTTGAAGATTTAATAAAAGGAAAATTAAGTTCGCAAACATTCCCCTACCTTGGCAATACAATAATATCGAAAAG GCCCCAAGATATAATAGTTTTCATGATAGGAGGAACAACCTACGAAGAAAGCTTAACtgtatataatttaaataaacagaATTCAGGAGTAAGGATTATCTTAGGAGGTACTACTATACACAACTCCCAAAGTTTCTTGGAAGAAGTTCAGCATGCCACGATAGGTGTTCTACCAAGATATAAACGTAGTAGTTAa
- the Vps45 gene encoding vacuolar protein sorting 45 isoform X3 encodes MFMKEVYLFERIDANVRNEGLKYLKCIVFVRPTKENVEFLCNELRCPKYGTYYIYFSNIIAKADIKLLAESDEQEVVKEIYEYYADYLAINPHLFSLGIVGCSQGLLWNQTHLHRTLLGIISVLLSIKKCPYIRYQSSSEMAKRLAEKIREILSKESNSFEFRQESNPVLLIIDRRDDPVTPLLNQWTYQAMVHELLTINNNRVNLSHVKGISKELKEVVLSAEHDEFYANNLYHNFGEIGQTIKELMDEFQKKAKKHQKVESIADMKNFVETYPLFKKLSGTVSKHVTVVGELSSLVEKHNLLQISELEQELSCQNDHSAQLQKIKELINNQQIREIDSVRLVMLYALHYERYANNDINGLLSLLKSKGVSEKYIKLVHSILEYSGINSRQNNLFDRESVAKITKKLFKGLRGVDNIYTQHIPLLNEILEDLIKGKLSSQTFPYLGNTIISKRPQDIIVFMIGGTTYEESLTVYNLNKQNSGVRIILGGTTIHNSQSFLEEVQHATIGVLPRYKRSS; translated from the exons ATGTTTATGAAGGAAGTCTATCTTTTTGAAAGAATTGATGCAAATGTGCGTAATGAAGGTTTGAAATACTTGAAATGCATAGTTTTTGTACGACCCACAAAAGAAAATGTTGAGTTTTTATGTAATGAGTTACGATGTCCTAAATATGGAACATATTATATTT ATTTCAGTAATATAATAGCAAAAGCTGATATTAAACTTTTGGCTGAGAGTGACGAACAAGAAGTTGTGAAGGagatttatgaatattatgCAGATTACTTGGCAATTAACCCACATTTGTTTTCACTTGGTATTGTTGGATGCTCACAAG GTTTACTGTGGAATCAAACACATTTGCACCGAACTCTTTTGGGCATAATATCCGTCCTATTATCCATTAAGAAATGTCCCTACATACGTTACCAAAGTAGTTCAGAAATGGCAAAGAGATTAGCAGAGAAGATACGCGAAATTCTAAGCAAAGAGTCTAATTCTTTCGAATTTAGACAAGAATCGAATCCGGTTTTACTTATAATTGATAGAAGAGATGATCCTGTCACGCCTTTGTTAAATCAATGGACTTACCAAGCAATGGTTCACGAACTGTTGACTATTAACAATAATCGTGTCAATTTATCTCACGTGAAAGGTATTTCGAAAGAGTTAAAAGAAGTCGTACTTAGTGCAGAACATGACGAATTTTATGCGAAT AATTTATATCACAACTTCGGTGAAATTGGGCAAACGATAAAAGAACTGATGGATGAGTTTCAAAAAAAAGCGAAGAAACATCAAAAAGTGGAAAGTATAGCAGATATGAAGAATTTTGTAGAAACGTATCCTCTGTTTAAGAAGCTTTCTGGTACAGTATCGAAACATGTAACAGTAGTTGGAGAACTCTCCTCACTTGTGGAGAAACACAATTTGTTACAAATATCGGAGTTGGAGCAAGAACTTAGCTGCCAAAATGATCATTCCGCCCAG cTGCAAAAAATAAAGGAACTTATTAATAATCAACAAATTCGAGAAATTGATAGTGTAAGACTGGTGATGTTGTATGCGCTTCATTATGAAAGATATGCAAATAATGATATCAATGGATTGCTGAGTCTATTGAAGAGTAAAGGGGTTTCAGAAAAATATATTAAG CTTGTGCATAGCATATTAGAATACAGTGGAATTAACTCAAggcaaaataatttatttgaccGTGAATCAGTAGCTAAAATTACTAAGAAATTATTCAAAGGTTTAAGAGGAGTGGATAATATATACACTCAACACATACCTTTATTAAATGAAATCCTTGAAGATTTAATAAAAGGAAAATTAAGTTCGCAAACATTCCCCTACCTTGGCAATACAATAATATCGAAAAG GCCCCAAGATATAATAGTTTTCATGATAGGAGGAACAACCTACGAAGAAAGCTTAACtgtatataatttaaataaacagaATTCAGGAGTAAGGATTATCTTAGGAGGTACTACTATACACAACTCCCAAAGTTTCTTGGAAGAAGTTCAGCATGCCACGATAGGTGTTCTACCAAGATATAAACGTAGTAGTTAa
- the Znt63c gene encoding solute carrier family 30 member 1 isoform X1: MGRYTGKKCRLLTMLWLTALFFLVEIVVGYVTNSMALIADSFHMLSDVAALVVAFLSVKMSPKKWSKNTFGWARAEVLGALVNAVFLVALCFSITVEACKRFIEVEEIHEAKLLVAVGALGLLVNVIGLCLFHEHGNSHAHSHGISRSHNRLSTLVGTDDNENDEAYRPSTPQVKRTHGHSHDASQMNMRGVFLHVLSDALGSVIVIVSALIVWLTKWEYRFYIDPALSLLLVILILRSVWPLLQESALILLQTVPTHIQVDAIQQRLLENVDGVLAVHEFHVWQLAGDRIIASAHIRCRNLSEYMKIAERVKEFFHNEGIHSTTIQPEFIDYHSNSEIKETPTEDCVLDCPKTDKPCNHATCCGPSKQGRETPSPGETPYMCRQRNSLARSTVSIGGTEQQEVNEMERGHLLSLPASHHSVQLPHSHVNTPVV; encoded by the exons ATGGGTCGTTACACAGGAAAGAAGTGTCGTCTTTTGACAATGTTATGGCTCACTGCACTATTTTTCTTAGTAGAAATTGTAGTGGGCTATGTAACTAACTCTATGGCTTTAATAGCCGACAGTTTTCACATGCTGTCTGATGTGGCAGCATTGGTTGTTGCATTTCTTTCTGTAAAG ATGTCACCAAAGAAATGGTCAAAAAACACATTTGGCTGGGCTAGAGCAGAAGTTTTAGGTGCTTTGGTAAATGCTGTTTTTTTAGTCGCATTGTGTTTTAGTATTACTGTGGAAGCATGTAAAAGATTTATTGAAGTAGAAGAAATACATGAAGCTAAATTACTTGTCGCAGTAGGTGCACTTGGGTTATTAGTGAATGTAATTGGGCTGTGTTTATTCCATG AACATGGAAACTCCCATGCACATTCGCATGGTATCTCTCGAAGTCATAATAGACTTAGTACTCTAGTTGGAACAGATGACAATGAGAATGATGAAGCATACAGGCCATCAACACCTCAGGTGAAAAGAACACATGGCCATTCGCATGATGCCAGTCAAATGAATATGCGTGGTGTGTTTCTTCATGTACTCTCAGATGCACTGGGATCTGTAATTGTAATAGTATCTGCCTTAATTGTGTGGTTGACGAAATGGGAGTACAG ATTTTATATAGATCCAGCTCTTTCACTTTTGCTGGTCATTCTTATTCTGCGATCAGTGTGGCCATTACTACAAGAATCTGCATTGATTCTTTTGCAGACTGTACCAACTCACATTCAG GTAGACGCTATTCAACAGCGATTACTAGAGAATGTTGATGGAGTATTAGCCGTACACGAATTCCATGTATGGCAATTAGCTGGTGATCGTATTATCGCTTCAGCACATATAAGATGTAGAAACTTGTCGGAATATATGAAAATCGCCGAACGAGTAAAAGAATTCTTTCATAATGAAGGTATACATTCAACCACCATACAACCAGAATTTATCGAT tacCATTCTAATAGTGAAATAAAAGAGACACCCACAGAGGACTGTGTATTAGACTGTCCAAAGACTGATAAGCCTTGCAATCACGCAACGTGTTGTGGACCCTCCAAACAG GGTCGTGAAACTCCCTCGCCTGGCGAAACGCCATATATGTGCAGGCAAAGGAACAGTCTTGCACGCTCGACTGTTTCCATCGGTGGAACCGAGCAACAAGAAGTGAATGAAATGGAACGGGGACATTTGCTATCACTGCCCGCTTCGCATCACTCCGTCCAACTTCCACATTCTCACGTTAACACACCAGTTGTTTAA
- the Znt63c gene encoding solute carrier family 30 member 1 isoform X2, with the protein MSPKKWSKNTFGWARAEVLGALVNAVFLVALCFSITVEACKRFIEVEEIHEAKLLVAVGALGLLVNVIGLCLFHEHGNSHAHSHGISRSHNRLSTLVGTDDNENDEAYRPSTPQVKRTHGHSHDASQMNMRGVFLHVLSDALGSVIVIVSALIVWLTKWEYRFYIDPALSLLLVILILRSVWPLLQESALILLQTVPTHIQVDAIQQRLLENVDGVLAVHEFHVWQLAGDRIIASAHIRCRNLSEYMKIAERVKEFFHNEGIHSTTIQPEFIDYHSNSEIKETPTEDCVLDCPKTDKPCNHATCCGPSKQGRETPSPGETPYMCRQRNSLARSTVSIGGTEQQEVNEMERGHLLSLPASHHSVQLPHSHVNTPVV; encoded by the exons ATGTCACCAAAGAAATGGTCAAAAAACACATTTGGCTGGGCTAGAGCAGAAGTTTTAGGTGCTTTGGTAAATGCTGTTTTTTTAGTCGCATTGTGTTTTAGTATTACTGTGGAAGCATGTAAAAGATTTATTGAAGTAGAAGAAATACATGAAGCTAAATTACTTGTCGCAGTAGGTGCACTTGGGTTATTAGTGAATGTAATTGGGCTGTGTTTATTCCATG AACATGGAAACTCCCATGCACATTCGCATGGTATCTCTCGAAGTCATAATAGACTTAGTACTCTAGTTGGAACAGATGACAATGAGAATGATGAAGCATACAGGCCATCAACACCTCAGGTGAAAAGAACACATGGCCATTCGCATGATGCCAGTCAAATGAATATGCGTGGTGTGTTTCTTCATGTACTCTCAGATGCACTGGGATCTGTAATTGTAATAGTATCTGCCTTAATTGTGTGGTTGACGAAATGGGAGTACAG ATTTTATATAGATCCAGCTCTTTCACTTTTGCTGGTCATTCTTATTCTGCGATCAGTGTGGCCATTACTACAAGAATCTGCATTGATTCTTTTGCAGACTGTACCAACTCACATTCAG GTAGACGCTATTCAACAGCGATTACTAGAGAATGTTGATGGAGTATTAGCCGTACACGAATTCCATGTATGGCAATTAGCTGGTGATCGTATTATCGCTTCAGCACATATAAGATGTAGAAACTTGTCGGAATATATGAAAATCGCCGAACGAGTAAAAGAATTCTTTCATAATGAAGGTATACATTCAACCACCATACAACCAGAATTTATCGAT tacCATTCTAATAGTGAAATAAAAGAGACACCCACAGAGGACTGTGTATTAGACTGTCCAAAGACTGATAAGCCTTGCAATCACGCAACGTGTTGTGGACCCTCCAAACAG GGTCGTGAAACTCCCTCGCCTGGCGAAACGCCATATATGTGCAGGCAAAGGAACAGTCTTGCACGCTCGACTGTTTCCATCGGTGGAACCGAGCAACAAGAAGTGAATGAAATGGAACGGGGACATTTGCTATCACTGCCCGCTTCGCATCACTCCGTCCAACTTCCACATTCTCACGTTAACACACCAGTTGTTTAA
- the LOC143184739 gene encoding trans-1,2-dihydrobenzene-1,2-diol dehydrogenase isoform X2, translating to MMATKWGIAGAGKISHDFVTALGTLPKSEHVVVAVAARDLSRAHKFADLHEIKKAYDSYAKLAEDEDVDVVYIGTLNPQHLEVAKLMLNHGKHVLCEKPLTMNTKQTTELINLAKDKKLFLMEAIWSRCFPIYETIKKEIESGNIGDVYQVIAPFGFKLADVERLNSKSLGGGTVLDLGVYALQFAIWVFGSEAPHTITASGCLNANGVDQSVSVSLQYKGNRTATIITHALVELPNDAFVIGTKGIIKVPQFWCPTTVELPTGTVHSPLPEAKHKFNFVNSAGLRYEAQEVRNCILKGVIESPKVPHDVSLLIAQMEDEIRKQVGVVYPDD from the exons ATG ATGGCTACTAAATGGGGTATAGCAGGTGCTGGAAAAATATCTCATGACTTTGTAACAGCATTAGGAACATTACCAAAGTCTGAACATGTAGTTGTTGCAGTGGCAGCAAGAGATTTATCAAGGGCACACAAATTTGCTGATTTACATGAAATTAAGAAGGCTTATGATAGTTATGCAAAATTAGCAGAAGATGAAGATGTGG ATGTTGTATATATTGGAACATTAAATCCCCAACACTTGGAAGTAGCAAAATTAATGTTGAATCATGGGAAACATGTCTTATGTGAAAAGCCTTTAACTATGAATACAAAGCAAACAACTGAGTTAATCAATTTAGCAAAAGATAAGAAACTGTTCTTGATGGAAGCTATTTGGAGTCGGTGTTTCCCAATATATGAAACTATCAAAAAAGAGATTGAATCTGGAAACATTGGAGATGTTTATCAAGTTATTGCACCCTTTGGATTTAAATTGGCAGATGTTGAAAGACTTAA CTCAAAGAGCTTAGGTGGTGGTACAGTGTTAGACTTAGGAGTATATGCATTACAATTTGCTATCTGGGTATTCGGAAGTGAAGCACCACACACTATAACTGCTAGTGGTTGTCTAAATGCAAATGGTGTTGATCAGTCTGTATCTGTAAGCCTACAATACAAAGGAAATCGTACTGCCACCATTATCACTCATGCCTTAGTTGAATTACCTAATGACGCTTTTGTCATTGGAACAAAAGGAATAATAAAAGTGCCCCAATTCTGGTGCCCAACAACTGTGGAACTACCAACTGGTACGGTACACTCACCACTTCCAGAAGCCAAGCATAAATTCAATTTCGTTAATAGTGCTGGATTGAGATACGAAGCTCAGGAAGTCCGCAACTGCATTTTGAAAG GTGTCATCGAAAGTCCCAAAGTGCCTCATGATGTTTCACTGCTGATAGCACAAATGGAAGACGAGATTCGCAAACAAGTGGGTGTTGTGTATCCTGATGATTAA
- the LOC143184739 gene encoding trans-1,2-dihydrobenzene-1,2-diol dehydrogenase isoform X1 produces the protein MSRALAKMATKWGIAGAGKISHDFVTALGTLPKSEHVVVAVAARDLSRAHKFADLHEIKKAYDSYAKLAEDEDVDVVYIGTLNPQHLEVAKLMLNHGKHVLCEKPLTMNTKQTTELINLAKDKKLFLMEAIWSRCFPIYETIKKEIESGNIGDVYQVIAPFGFKLADVERLNSKSLGGGTVLDLGVYALQFAIWVFGSEAPHTITASGCLNANGVDQSVSVSLQYKGNRTATIITHALVELPNDAFVIGTKGIIKVPQFWCPTTVELPTGTVHSPLPEAKHKFNFVNSAGLRYEAQEVRNCILKGVIESPKVPHDVSLLIAQMEDEIRKQVGVVYPDD, from the exons ATGAGCCGAGCACTAGCCAAA ATGGCTACTAAATGGGGTATAGCAGGTGCTGGAAAAATATCTCATGACTTTGTAACAGCATTAGGAACATTACCAAAGTCTGAACATGTAGTTGTTGCAGTGGCAGCAAGAGATTTATCAAGGGCACACAAATTTGCTGATTTACATGAAATTAAGAAGGCTTATGATAGTTATGCAAAATTAGCAGAAGATGAAGATGTGG ATGTTGTATATATTGGAACATTAAATCCCCAACACTTGGAAGTAGCAAAATTAATGTTGAATCATGGGAAACATGTCTTATGTGAAAAGCCTTTAACTATGAATACAAAGCAAACAACTGAGTTAATCAATTTAGCAAAAGATAAGAAACTGTTCTTGATGGAAGCTATTTGGAGTCGGTGTTTCCCAATATATGAAACTATCAAAAAAGAGATTGAATCTGGAAACATTGGAGATGTTTATCAAGTTATTGCACCCTTTGGATTTAAATTGGCAGATGTTGAAAGACTTAA CTCAAAGAGCTTAGGTGGTGGTACAGTGTTAGACTTAGGAGTATATGCATTACAATTTGCTATCTGGGTATTCGGAAGTGAAGCACCACACACTATAACTGCTAGTGGTTGTCTAAATGCAAATGGTGTTGATCAGTCTGTATCTGTAAGCCTACAATACAAAGGAAATCGTACTGCCACCATTATCACTCATGCCTTAGTTGAATTACCTAATGACGCTTTTGTCATTGGAACAAAAGGAATAATAAAAGTGCCCCAATTCTGGTGCCCAACAACTGTGGAACTACCAACTGGTACGGTACACTCACCACTTCCAGAAGCCAAGCATAAATTCAATTTCGTTAATAGTGCTGGATTGAGATACGAAGCTCAGGAAGTCCGCAACTGCATTTTGAAAG GTGTCATCGAAAGTCCCAAAGTGCCTCATGATGTTTCACTGCTGATAGCACAAATGGAAGACGAGATTCGCAAACAAGTGGGTGTTGTGTATCCTGATGATTAA
- the LOC143184739 gene encoding trans-1,2-dihydrobenzene-1,2-diol dehydrogenase isoform X3: protein MATKWGIAGAGKISHDFVTALGTLPKSEHVVVAVAARDLSRAHKFADLHEIKKAYDSYAKLAEDEDVDVVYIGTLNPQHLEVAKLMLNHGKHVLCEKPLTMNTKQTTELINLAKDKKLFLMEAIWSRCFPIYETIKKEIESGNIGDVYQVIAPFGFKLADVERLNSKSLGGGTVLDLGVYALQFAIWVFGSEAPHTITASGCLNANGVDQSVSVSLQYKGNRTATIITHALVELPNDAFVIGTKGIIKVPQFWCPTTVELPTGTVHSPLPEAKHKFNFVNSAGLRYEAQEVRNCILKGVIESPKVPHDVSLLIAQMEDEIRKQVGVVYPDD, encoded by the exons ATGGCTACTAAATGGGGTATAGCAGGTGCTGGAAAAATATCTCATGACTTTGTAACAGCATTAGGAACATTACCAAAGTCTGAACATGTAGTTGTTGCAGTGGCAGCAAGAGATTTATCAAGGGCACACAAATTTGCTGATTTACATGAAATTAAGAAGGCTTATGATAGTTATGCAAAATTAGCAGAAGATGAAGATGTGG ATGTTGTATATATTGGAACATTAAATCCCCAACACTTGGAAGTAGCAAAATTAATGTTGAATCATGGGAAACATGTCTTATGTGAAAAGCCTTTAACTATGAATACAAAGCAAACAACTGAGTTAATCAATTTAGCAAAAGATAAGAAACTGTTCTTGATGGAAGCTATTTGGAGTCGGTGTTTCCCAATATATGAAACTATCAAAAAAGAGATTGAATCTGGAAACATTGGAGATGTTTATCAAGTTATTGCACCCTTTGGATTTAAATTGGCAGATGTTGAAAGACTTAA CTCAAAGAGCTTAGGTGGTGGTACAGTGTTAGACTTAGGAGTATATGCATTACAATTTGCTATCTGGGTATTCGGAAGTGAAGCACCACACACTATAACTGCTAGTGGTTGTCTAAATGCAAATGGTGTTGATCAGTCTGTATCTGTAAGCCTACAATACAAAGGAAATCGTACTGCCACCATTATCACTCATGCCTTAGTTGAATTACCTAATGACGCTTTTGTCATTGGAACAAAAGGAATAATAAAAGTGCCCCAATTCTGGTGCCCAACAACTGTGGAACTACCAACTGGTACGGTACACTCACCACTTCCAGAAGCCAAGCATAAATTCAATTTCGTTAATAGTGCTGGATTGAGATACGAAGCTCAGGAAGTCCGCAACTGCATTTTGAAAG GTGTCATCGAAAGTCCCAAAGTGCCTCATGATGTTTCACTGCTGATAGCACAAATGGAAGACGAGATTCGCAAACAAGTGGGTGTTGTGTATCCTGATGATTAA